The window AGAAGAGATACCCGTTGAGGACCTCGTAAAAGAGGCTCTCAAGAGATTGAGGTTTAAGGATCTGGATTCCAGGGTGAGAATTGATATTAATCTCAGGCCTGAGGAAGCCCTTGTGCTTGGAGACAGAAAGGATTTATCAGAACTTTTTTATGAAGTGCTTTCAAACTCCTTTGATGCCCTAACTCCTGAAGACCCTTATATAAGTATTAAAGCTTCTTCTGATTCAGCTCTGCCCGGCAGGTTAAGAATAGAGATATTTAATAGAGGCATACCTCCACGGGCTGAAGACATTGAGAAACTCTTTACACCCTTTTTCTCAACAAAACCCCTTGGCTCGGGTTTTGGCCTTGCAATTGCTCAGATGGCTGCAAGAAAAAATTACGGTAAAATATCTATCGAACCTGTCGAAGGTAAGGGTACCAGGGTCATAATAGTACTGCCCGCACCATTATCTAATCCTTTTTAATTGCAGGCAGTTTAGCTTGACAGGGTATGTTTTAGGGAGAGATAATATATAAGTTCCCGACAAAGCCGAACCCTCTGCGAGGAGGGGGCGGAAAGCTTCGGGTCTTCTGATAGAAGACAGCCGGGTTGCCGAAGGAAAAAGTGAAAACCCGTCTTTTTAATTTTAGGGGGATTGGCCTGAAAGGAGGTCAATATGATAGTAAGGCAGATAATGAAGAAAGATTTAGTTACAGTTCCACTTACTGCCTCTGTTCATGATGCAGCTTTAAGAATGAAGGAGAACAATATTGGCACAGTCCTCGTGACGGATGAAAAGGGGAAACTGAAAGGTATATTAACAGACAGGGACATAGCACTGGCAGTGGCCGGTGATGCCAGGGATCCAAAATTTACATGCGTCTGCGACATTATGACCCCGGATCCAATAACAATA of the Thermodesulfovibrionales bacterium genome contains:
- a CDS encoding CBS domain-containing protein, with translation MIVRQIMKKDLVTVPLTASVHDAALRMKENNIGTVLVTDEKGKLKGILTDRDIALAVAGDARDPKFTCVCDIMTPDPITIDPDADLDSAIRIMQKARIRRIPVTENGKLIGFISADDVAAAFKEQFDLFMELESAYAKH